The stretch of DNA GTGAACTCACTGGTTTGCCTGTTGCAGCTGCTTCACTTCTTGATGAAGCAACAGCTTTAGCTGAAGCCAACGCGCTGGCTGTGCGTTTTGCGCGTGAGAAAAAGACAAAAATTTCAGTTCAAAGTCTTTTGCATCCCCAGACATTAAGTGTTGCACAAACGCGTGCTGAAACACAAGGGATTCATATAAGCGAAAAGAGCGAAATTTGTTCTGATACAGCTGCGATTGTTTTGTCTTGGCCAGATACAAAAGGCTCTTTTAACGATTACACTGACGTCATTAAAGAGGCAAAGGCAAAAGGGGCTCTGGTGATCGTTGTTGCTGATCCTTTGGCACTTACCCTGATGGAACCACCAGCGCAATGGGGGGCTGATATTGTTGTAGGTTCCATGCAACGTTATGGCGTTCCTATGGGATTTGGTGGTCCCCATGCTGGTTATCTCGCGGTAAGCGAAGCTTTAACCCGCCTCATTCCAGGACGTATTGTAGGTCAATCCGTTGACACAAAAGGACGCGTTGGTTTTCGTTTGGCATTGCAGACACGTGAGCAACATATCCGGCGTGATAAAGCTACGTCGAATATTTGTACAGCACAGGCTTTGTTGGCAAATATGGCAACGGCTTATGCCGTTTGGCATGGACCGCAAGGCTTGCAGGAAATTGCTCAGCGAATTCATCATTTAACGTGTCGCTTTGTTGCTGGTTTAGAGGCAGCGGGTATTCTTTGTGAAGGAGAAGTTTTTTTTGATTGTGTAAGCATTGTTGTTAAGGGAAAATCTCGAGAGATTGCGCGTCAAGCGAAAGCAGGTGGGCGTCTTGTTCGTGTTCTCGATGATGATCGAGTTGTGATCAATTTTGATGAATTATCAACACAAGAAGATGCTTATGCTTTAGCGCAGCTTTTTGGTGCACAATTAGTTGATCAAGTTTCTCCAAGGCTTATGGGGAAAAGGCGTGATACTGCTTTTCTTTCACAGCCGTTTTTTCATGCAGTTCATTCAGAGACGGATATGATGCGCTTTTTGCGTCATTTGGCCGACAAAGATTTAGCATTAGATCGGGCAATGATTCCGCTTGGTTCTTGTACGATGAAACTTAATGCAGCAGCTGAGTTAATGCCTGTGAGTTGGCCTACGGTAGCCAATATACACCCCTTCACACCTAAAGAGGATGTGGTAGGGTATTTGGAAATGATTAACCAATTAAATGCGTGGTTGTGTGAAATCACAGGGTTTTCGCAAGTTTCTTTCCAGCCAAATTCTGGTGCACAAGGTGAATATGCGGGGCTTTTAGCGATCCGCCGATATCACCAATCACGGGGAGACCATCAACGCACACTTTGTCTCATTCCTGCTTCTGCTCACGGTACCAATCCAGCTTCAGCTCATATGGCGGGTATGGAAGTTATTGTGGTGAAATGCTTAAGTGATGGTGATGTTGATGTTGATGATCTCAAAATGAAGGCACAATTGCATAAGGATAAATTGGCAGCTCTCATGATCACCTATCCTTCAACTCATGGCGTTTATGAAGAAAACATTAAAGAGATTTGCTCTATTATCCACGAAAATGGTGGGCAAGTTTATTTTGATGGTGCTAATCTCAATGCGCTTGTTGGGCTTGCTCGTCCAGCAGATATTGGGGCGGATGTTTGTCATATGAATCTTCACAAAACATTCGCCATTCCCCATGGTGGTGGTGGTCCTGGTATGGGGCCAATTGGTGTGGCAACACATTTGAAGCCCTTTTTACCAGGTCATGAAGAAGATGGGTCAACACATGCGGTTTCAGCAGCTCCTTATGGAAGTGCATCTATTCTT from Bartonella taylorii encodes:
- the gcvP gene encoding aminomethyl-transferring glycine dehydrogenase, translating into MLERHFFSRHIGLRSHETQKMLDVLELDCVDTLVSQAVPHSIHLGRSLNLPKAASEGQALEELSKMMERNHVHKSFIGQGYHGTYVPPVILRNLFENPAWYTAYTPYQAEISQGRLELLFYFQTLVSELTGLPVAAASLLDEATALAEANALAVRFAREKKTKISVQSLLHPQTLSVAQTRAETQGIHISEKSEICSDTAAIVLSWPDTKGSFNDYTDVIKEAKAKGALVIVVADPLALTLMEPPAQWGADIVVGSMQRYGVPMGFGGPHAGYLAVSEALTRLIPGRIVGQSVDTKGRVGFRLALQTREQHIRRDKATSNICTAQALLANMATAYAVWHGPQGLQEIAQRIHHLTCRFVAGLEAAGILCEGEVFFDCVSIVVKGKSREIARQAKAGGRLVRVLDDDRVVINFDELSTQEDAYALAQLFGAQLVDQVSPRLMGKRRDTAFLSQPFFHAVHSETDMMRFLRHLADKDLALDRAMIPLGSCTMKLNAAAELMPVSWPTVANIHPFTPKEDVVGYLEMINQLNAWLCEITGFSQVSFQPNSGAQGEYAGLLAIRRYHQSRGDHQRTLCLIPASAHGTNPASAHMAGMEVIVVKCLSDGDVDVDDLKMKAQLHKDKLAALMITYPSTHGVYEENIKEICSIIHENGGQVYFDGANLNALVGLARPADIGADVCHMNLHKTFAIPHGGGGPGMGPIGVATHLKPFLPGHEEDGSTHAVSAAPYGSASILVITWMYIRMMGADGLKYATQTAILNANYIAARLSKAYSILYRGKYGRVAHECIVDTRVLKEQYGVSVDDIAKRLIDYGFHAPTMSFPVAGTLMIEPTESEPKAEIDRFCDALLSIAEEAQKVGSGVWPKEDNPLVNAPHTLVDTLDDAWMRPYSRQEAAFPNPHLDPANKYWPPVSRIDNVSGDRMLICSCPPLGNTY